A section of the Streptomyces sp. NBC_01363 genome encodes:
- a CDS encoding response regulator, translated as MIEVLVVDDDIRVAKVNAAYVSRVPGFRVTGQAHSAAEALATIESRRVDLVLLDHYMPDRNGLAMVRELRRLGHHTDVIMVTAARDVATVQEAMRHGALQYLVKPFAYSGLRTKLEAYAALRHTLERGGEAEQGEVDRLFGALWAAGEPDLPKGHSPTTAELVRQALRSADGPLSAQEIAESAGMSRQTAQRYLKLLERTGRVRLTLRYGETGRPEHRYTWSTGGQA; from the coding sequence GTGATCGAGGTCCTGGTGGTGGACGACGACATCCGGGTCGCGAAGGTCAACGCGGCCTACGTCTCCAGGGTGCCGGGTTTCCGGGTGACCGGCCAGGCGCACTCCGCTGCCGAAGCCCTCGCCACGATCGAGAGCCGACGCGTGGACCTGGTACTGCTGGACCACTACATGCCCGACCGCAACGGTCTGGCCATGGTGCGGGAGCTGCGCAGGCTCGGCCACCACACCGACGTGATCATGGTGACGGCGGCGCGCGACGTCGCCACCGTGCAGGAGGCCATGCGGCACGGTGCCCTGCAGTACCTGGTGAAGCCGTTCGCGTACTCGGGGCTGCGTACCAAGCTGGAGGCGTACGCGGCGCTGCGCCACACGCTGGAACGCGGCGGCGAGGCCGAGCAGGGCGAGGTGGACCGGCTCTTCGGCGCCCTGTGGGCAGCGGGCGAGCCCGATCTGCCCAAGGGGCACTCGCCGACCACGGCGGAACTGGTCAGGCAGGCGCTCCGGAGCGCGGACGGGCCGCTCTCCGCGCAGGAGATCGCGGAGAGCGCCGGCATGAGCAGGCAGACCGCCCAGCGCTATCTGAAGCTGCTGGAAAGGACCGGCAGGGTGCGGCTGACGCTGCGGTACGGCGAGACGGGCCGCCCGGAGCACCGCTACACCTGGTCCACCGGCGGGCAGGCCTGA
- a CDS encoding sensor histidine kinase, protein MSAPPPTARRTRRLGWPQRVFSQVLLMQLAIATGVTVLATGLFLAPLSAQLDDQAMRRALAIAQSTAAQPRLTEELLATDPSPTGPVQSAAERVRRATGAEYVVVMDRRGVRWSHTDADEIGKVVSTDPSDALAGRNVMEIDSGTLGRSARGKVPLRDEAQHIVGAVSVGIAYDSVRARLLAAIPGLFAYAGGALAVGALAAYLISRRLQRQTHDLAFSDISALLTEREAMLHGIREGVVALDRTGRIRLLNDEAQRLLGLGPDAAGRPLDTVLGAGRTADVLTGRVLGDDLLTVQGARVLLANRMPTDDGGAVATLRDRTELEHLGRELDSTRGLIDALRAQDHEHANRMHTLLGLLELDMHEDAMEYVTEIVGVHRATAEQVTEKVQDPLLAALLVGKATVAAERGVALRMAPGTLLPDRLVDPRGLVTVVGNLVDNALDATAGADGALVEVGLRAEGRTVVLRVRDSGPGVPLGQRESIFTEGWSTKEVPAHGKRGLGLALVRRLAERQGGGVTVDGAVDGGAEFTVVLPEALAGPGLTDPEVTGSGVTGSEVAGPEMTESNTGIAGETQ, encoded by the coding sequence ATGAGCGCCCCACCGCCCACCGCCAGGAGAACACGCCGGCTCGGCTGGCCCCAGCGGGTCTTCTCCCAGGTCCTGCTGATGCAGCTGGCCATCGCGACCGGCGTCACCGTGCTCGCCACCGGCCTCTTCCTGGCACCGCTCAGTGCCCAGCTCGACGACCAGGCGATGCGCCGTGCCCTGGCCATCGCGCAGAGCACTGCGGCCCAGCCGCGGCTCACCGAGGAGCTGCTCGCCACGGACCCGTCGCCCACCGGACCCGTGCAGTCCGCGGCCGAGCGGGTCAGGCGTGCCACCGGCGCCGAGTACGTCGTCGTCATGGACCGGCGCGGGGTGCGCTGGTCGCACACCGACGCCGACGAGATCGGCAAGGTCGTCTCCACCGACCCGAGCGACGCGCTCGCGGGCCGGAACGTCATGGAGATCGACAGCGGGACGCTCGGCCGCTCGGCCCGCGGGAAGGTCCCGCTGCGCGACGAGGCACAGCACATCGTGGGCGCCGTCTCCGTCGGGATCGCGTACGACAGTGTCCGCGCCCGGCTCCTCGCCGCGATCCCCGGGCTGTTCGCGTACGCGGGCGGTGCGCTCGCCGTCGGGGCGCTGGCCGCCTACCTGATCTCCCGGCGCCTCCAGCGGCAGACCCACGACCTCGCGTTCTCCGACATCTCCGCGCTGCTGACGGAGCGCGAGGCGATGCTGCACGGCATCAGGGAGGGGGTCGTCGCACTCGACCGGACGGGCAGGATACGGCTGCTGAACGACGAGGCGCAGCGGCTCCTCGGTCTCGGCCCCGACGCAGCGGGCCGCCCGCTGGACACCGTGCTCGGCGCGGGGCGGACGGCCGATGTGCTGACGGGCCGGGTGCTCGGCGACGATCTGCTGACGGTGCAGGGCGCCCGGGTCCTGCTCGCCAACCGGATGCCGACCGACGACGGCGGCGCCGTCGCCACCCTCCGCGACCGCACCGAACTCGAACACCTCGGCCGCGAACTCGACTCGACGCGCGGCCTGATCGACGCGTTGCGGGCCCAGGACCACGAGCACGCCAACCGGATGCACACGCTCCTGGGGCTGCTGGAACTGGACATGCACGAGGACGCCATGGAGTACGTCACCGAGATCGTGGGCGTCCACCGGGCGACCGCCGAGCAGGTCACCGAGAAGGTGCAGGATCCGCTGCTGGCCGCGCTCCTGGTCGGCAAGGCGACCGTGGCGGCGGAGCGCGGTGTCGCGCTGCGCATGGCCCCGGGGACGCTGCTACCGGACCGGCTGGTGGACCCTCGCGGGCTGGTCACGGTCGTCGGCAACCTCGTGGACAACGCACTGGACGCGACTGCCGGAGCGGACGGCGCCCTGGTCGAGGTGGGCCTGCGCGCCGAGGGCCGTACGGTGGTGCTGCGGGTCCGTGACAGCGGCCCCGGAGTTCCGCTCGGGCAGCGCGAATCGATCTTCACGGAGGGCTGGTCGACGAAGGAGGTCCCGGCGCACGGCAAGCGCGGCCTGGGCCTCGCCCTGGTGCGGCGGCTGGCGGAACGGCAGGGTGGCGGCGTCACCGTCGACGGGGCCGTGGACGGCGGCGCCGAGTTCACCGTCGTACTGCCGGAGGCCCTTGCGGGCCCGGGCCTGACGGACCCGGAAGTGACTGGATCCGGAGTGACTGGGTCCGAAGTGGCTGGACCGGAAATGACCGAATCGAACACCGGCATCGCGGGAGAAACTCAGTGA
- a CDS encoding citrate synthase, with translation MKDQATPGDGPEATAPRRLSTREAAERLGVKPETVYAYVSRGQLSSRRAPGGRGSTFDAAEVDALVRRTGRKAPSPATGDLVFRTGITLIEGDRYYFRGVDATELARRYAYEEVAEWLWTGELRPGVHFTAPAEALAAARRAVDALPAHSGSTDRLRVAVVAAATADPLRFDLSREAVLAAARSLVPTLVGALPLATDTPSAAEGTEGPSDPVGPGLARQLWSKLTPRPADEPSVAALDAALALLIDHDLAASTLAARVAASAHAHPYAVVSAGLGVLEGPLHGAASGLAHRMLTEVLERGSAAPVVADHLRTGRRVPGLGHRLYTSEDPRARALFALLDRVPEAAGALAAAHDVVTTMARHAPLHANVDLALAVLSVSCGMSAEAGETVFAVSRTAGWIAHALEEYGERPLRMRPSGEYGGPRPPQPLPAATGGPPR, from the coding sequence ATGAAGGATCAAGCAACGCCCGGCGACGGCCCGGAGGCGACGGCTCCGCGGCGGCTCAGCACCCGGGAGGCGGCCGAGCGTCTCGGGGTGAAGCCCGAGACGGTGTACGCGTACGTCAGTCGTGGCCAGCTGAGCAGCAGGCGCGCTCCGGGCGGACGCGGCAGCACGTTCGACGCCGCGGAGGTCGACGCGCTGGTCCGGCGCACGGGCCGCAAGGCCCCCTCCCCCGCCACCGGTGATCTGGTCTTCCGTACCGGCATCACGCTGATCGAGGGCGACCGCTACTACTTCCGTGGCGTCGACGCGACCGAGCTGGCCCGGCGGTACGCCTACGAGGAAGTCGCCGAGTGGCTCTGGACCGGCGAGCTGCGGCCCGGCGTCCACTTCACGGCACCGGCCGAGGCGCTGGCCGCGGCGCGCCGGGCGGTCGACGCGCTGCCCGCGCACAGCGGCTCGACGGACCGGTTGCGCGTGGCGGTGGTCGCCGCGGCGACCGCCGATCCGCTCCGCTTCGACCTCTCGCGCGAGGCGGTGCTCGCCGCCGCGCGGAGCCTCGTTCCGACCCTGGTCGGTGCACTGCCCCTGGCCACGGACACACCGTCGGCGGCCGAGGGAACCGAGGGACCTTCGGACCCGGTCGGCCCCGGACTGGCCCGGCAGTTGTGGTCGAAGCTCACCCCGCGGCCGGCCGATGAGCCGTCGGTCGCCGCGCTGGACGCCGCACTCGCCCTGCTGATCGACCACGACCTCGCGGCGTCGACACTGGCCGCCAGGGTCGCCGCATCCGCCCACGCCCATCCGTACGCGGTGGTCTCGGCGGGCCTCGGAGTCCTGGAGGGCCCGCTGCACGGGGCGGCGAGCGGCCTGGCGCACCGGATGCTGACCGAGGTCCTGGAGCGAGGTTCGGCGGCCCCGGTGGTCGCGGACCATCTGCGCACCGGACGCAGGGTGCCCGGACTCGGCCACCGTCTCTACACCTCCGAGGACCCGCGGGCGCGGGCGCTGTTCGCCCTGCTCGACCGAGTGCCGGAGGCGGCCGGGGCGCTCGCCGCGGCACACGACGTGGTCACCACGATGGCCCGGCACGCTCCTCTGCACGCCAATGTCGACCTGGCGCTCGCCGTGCTCTCGGTCTCCTGCGGCATGTCGGCGGAGGCCGGCGAGACGGTGTTCGCGGTGTCCCGCACGGCCGGCTGGATCGCCCATGCCCTGGAGGAGTACGGGGAGCGGCCGCTGCGGATGCGTCCCAGCGGCGAGTACGGCGGCCCCCGTCCGCCTCAACCGCTGCCTGCCGCCACGGGTGGCCCGCCGCGATAG
- a CDS encoding citrate synthase/methylcitrate synthase, translating into MTSGTPLDVPRGLAGVVVTDTALGDVRGREGFYHYRQYSAIELARTRSFEDVWYLMFEGALPDAAARAEFAARTASLRRLPAEVREALPAIARAGAVSGPLAGLRTALSLLGASAGFRPVYDIDADRRRADALAACAAVPTVLTALHRLGQGLEPVEPRDDLPHAANYLYMLTGSVPDAARVRAVEQYLISTIDHGFNASTFTARVVASTGADMAACLVAAVGALSGPLHGGAPSRALDTLDAIGTPDRIDGWIRERVLAGERIMGFGHPVYRTEDPRSRMLRGIAQGFGGPLVDFAVEVERQVEAILAELKPGRELHTNVEFYAGVVMELCGLPREMFTPTFCAARVVGWSANILEQAEDSKIIRPAARYVGTPPPQPVPMP; encoded by the coding sequence ATGACCAGCGGAACCCCGCTCGATGTACCCCGAGGCCTCGCAGGCGTCGTCGTCACGGACACGGCCCTCGGGGACGTCCGAGGACGCGAGGGCTTCTACCACTACCGGCAGTACTCGGCGATCGAACTGGCACGGACCCGCAGCTTCGAGGACGTCTGGTACCTGATGTTCGAGGGCGCGCTGCCCGACGCCGCGGCCCGTGCCGAATTCGCCGCCCGTACCGCCTCCCTGCGCCGGCTGCCCGCCGAGGTGCGCGAGGCGCTGCCCGCCATAGCGCGGGCGGGAGCCGTCTCCGGGCCCCTGGCCGGTCTGCGCACCGCCCTCTCGCTCCTCGGCGCCTCCGCCGGCTTCCGGCCGGTGTACGACATCGACGCCGACCGGCGCCGCGCCGACGCACTGGCCGCCTGCGCCGCCGTCCCCACCGTGCTCACCGCCCTGCACCGGCTCGGTCAGGGGCTTGAACCGGTCGAGCCGCGCGACGACCTGCCCCATGCGGCCAACTACCTCTACATGCTCACCGGCTCCGTACCGGATGCCGCGCGGGTCAGGGCCGTGGAGCAGTACCTGATCTCCACCATCGACCACGGCTTCAACGCCTCGACGTTCACCGCACGCGTCGTCGCCTCCACGGGCGCCGACATGGCGGCCTGCCTGGTGGCGGCCGTCGGCGCGCTCTCCGGACCGCTGCACGGCGGAGCGCCCAGCCGGGCACTCGACACCCTGGACGCCATCGGCACCCCCGACCGCATCGACGGCTGGATCCGCGAACGAGTGCTCGCCGGCGAACGGATCATGGGCTTCGGACACCCCGTCTACCGCACCGAGGACCCCCGCTCACGGATGCTGCGGGGCATCGCCCAGGGTTTCGGCGGCCCGCTCGTCGACTTCGCCGTCGAGGTCGAGCGCCAGGTCGAGGCGATCCTCGCCGAGCTCAAGCCGGGCCGGGAGCTGCACACCAACGTGGAGTTCTACGCCGGGGTCGTCATGGAGCTGTGCGGGCTGCCGCGCGAGATGTTCACACCGACCTTCTGCGCGGCGAGGGTAGTCGGCTGGAGCGCCAATATCCTGGAGCAGGCGGAGGACTCGAAGATCATCCGCCCGGCGGCCCGTTACGTCGGGACGCCCCCGCCGCAGCCGGTCCCCATGCCCTGA
- a CDS encoding GTP-binding protein, with protein sequence MNPSSPPRKQQIPVIVLAGFLGSGKTTLLNHLLRNRAGNRIGVIVNDFGAIEIDAMTVSGQVGSTVSLGNGCLCCAVDASELDTFLETLTGPAARLDVIVIEASGLAEPQELVRMLLASDNPHIVYGGLVEVVDAAEFDATRERHPEIDRHLAVADLVVLNKTDRVRSEEQTRIRDAVAAAGAPAGGAAAVICATYGRVDPELLFDPALRPDSEEKVRQLTFEDLLLAERDGEEDGAGHAHHLHAAYDSVSFAADVPMNPRRLMEFLDSRPQGLYRIKGFVDFGVGDRANKYALHAAGRFLRFDPQPWKRDEPRRTQLVLIGSGIAPEALHKELADCRESAAPGPDATQDAAHERSMWGVLRYVQRPGDDA encoded by the coding sequence TTGAACCCGTCGTCCCCGCCCCGCAAGCAGCAGATCCCGGTCATCGTCCTTGCGGGGTTCCTGGGATCGGGCAAGACGACGCTGCTCAACCACCTCCTCCGCAACCGTGCGGGGAACCGGATCGGCGTGATCGTCAACGACTTCGGCGCCATCGAGATCGACGCCATGACGGTCTCGGGACAGGTCGGTTCCACGGTCTCGCTGGGCAACGGCTGCCTGTGCTGCGCGGTCGATGCGAGCGAACTCGACACCTTCCTGGAGACGCTGACCGGGCCCGCCGCCCGTCTCGACGTGATCGTCATCGAGGCCAGCGGACTGGCCGAGCCGCAGGAACTCGTGCGCATGCTGCTGGCCAGCGACAATCCGCACATCGTGTACGGGGGACTGGTGGAGGTCGTCGACGCCGCCGAGTTCGACGCCACCCGGGAGCGTCACCCGGAGATCGACCGCCACCTCGCCGTCGCCGACCTCGTCGTGCTGAACAAGACCGACCGGGTCCGGAGCGAGGAACAGACCCGCATCCGGGACGCCGTCGCCGCGGCAGGCGCACCCGCCGGCGGCGCGGCAGCCGTCATCTGTGCCACGTACGGACGTGTCGACCCCGAGCTGCTCTTCGACCCGGCACTGCGGCCGGACAGCGAGGAGAAGGTGCGTCAGCTCACCTTCGAGGATCTGCTCCTGGCGGAGCGGGACGGGGAAGAGGACGGCGCCGGGCACGCGCACCACCTCCACGCCGCCTACGACAGCGTGTCCTTCGCCGCGGATGTCCCCATGAACCCCCGCCGCCTGATGGAGTTCCTCGACTCCCGGCCGCAGGGCCTCTACCGGATCAAGGGGTTCGTCGACTTCGGCGTGGGCGACCGGGCGAACAAGTACGCCCTGCACGCGGCCGGCAGGTTCCTGCGGTTCGACCCGCAGCCCTGGAAGCGCGACGAACCGCGCCGGACCCAGCTGGTGCTGATCGGCTCGGGCATCGCCCCGGAGGCCCTGCACAAGGAGCTGGCCGACTGCCGGGAGAGCGCCGCGCCGGGCCCGGACGCGACGCAGGACGCCGCACATGAACGGAGCATGTGGGGCGTCCTGCGGTACGTACAGAGGCCCGGCGACGACGCGTAG
- a CDS encoding DNA topoisomerase (ATP-hydrolyzing) subunit A → MARRSTKTPPPDDFEEKILDIDVVDEMQGSFLEYAYSVIYSRALPDARDGMKPVHRRIVYQMNEMGLRPDRGFVKCARVVGEVMGKLHPHGDASIYDALVRLAQPFSMRLPLVDGHGNFGSLGNDDPPAAMRYTECRMADATSLMTESIDEDTVAFQSNYDGQETEPTVLPAAYPNLLVNGSSGIAVGMATNMPPHNLGEVIAAARHLIKHPGADLETLMRFVPGPDLPTGGRIVGLGGIKDAYARGRGTFKIRATVSVENVTARRKGLVVTELPFSVGPEKVIAKIKDLVSAKKLQGIADVKDLTDREHGLRLVIEVKNGFVPEAVLEQLYKLTPMEESFGINNVALVDGQPLTLGLKELLEVYLDHRFDVVRRRSEFRRGKRRDRLHLVEGLLVALIDIDEVIRIIRSSDNSAQAKERLIEHFSLSETQTQYILDTPLRRLTRFDRIELESERDRLNSEIDELTAILESDTELRRLVSTELAAVAKKFGTDRRTVLLESAGSQVASVPLEVADDPCRVLLSSTGLLARTANDEPIVLAEDAKRSKHDVIVSAVPATARGDVGVVTSTGRLLRLSVIDLPQLPDTHAAPSLSGGAMVAEFLTLENDESVICLTTLDEASPGLAIGTLQGIVKRVVPDYPANKDELEVIALKDGDRIVGAAELRTGEEDLVFITSDAQLLRYPAAQVRPQGRPAGGMAGVKLTADAEVISFTAVDPAVDAVVFTVAGSHGTLDDSVLTCKLTPFDQYPRKGRATGGVRCQRFLKGEDVLVFGWAGETPARAAQQNGTPSELPEPDPRRDGSGTPLAKPVAVIAGPV, encoded by the coding sequence GCACGAAGACCCCGCCGCCGGACGACTTCGAGGAGAAGATCCTCGACATCGACGTCGTCGACGAAATGCAGGGCTCCTTCCTCGAGTACGCGTACTCGGTGATCTACTCACGGGCCCTGCCCGACGCCCGTGACGGCATGAAGCCGGTGCACCGCCGCATCGTCTACCAGATGAACGAGATGGGCCTGCGCCCCGATCGCGGCTTCGTGAAGTGTGCCCGCGTCGTCGGCGAGGTCATGGGTAAGTTGCACCCGCACGGGGACGCGTCGATCTACGACGCGCTGGTCCGTCTGGCGCAGCCGTTCTCGATGCGGCTCCCCCTGGTCGACGGCCACGGCAACTTCGGCTCGCTCGGAAACGACGACCCGCCGGCCGCCATGCGGTACACCGAGTGCCGGATGGCCGACGCGACGTCACTGATGACGGAGTCGATCGACGAGGACACCGTCGCTTTCCAGTCGAATTACGACGGCCAGGAGACGGAGCCGACCGTACTCCCCGCCGCGTACCCGAACCTCCTGGTCAACGGGTCGTCCGGGATCGCGGTCGGCATGGCGACCAACATGCCGCCGCACAACCTGGGCGAGGTCATCGCCGCCGCCCGCCATCTGATCAAGCATCCGGGCGCCGACCTGGAGACCCTGATGCGGTTCGTGCCGGGTCCCGATCTGCCCACCGGTGGCCGGATCGTGGGCCTGGGCGGCATCAAGGACGCGTACGCCCGCGGGCGCGGCACGTTCAAGATCCGTGCGACCGTCTCGGTGGAGAATGTGACGGCCCGCCGCAAGGGCCTGGTCGTCACAGAACTGCCCTTCTCCGTCGGCCCGGAGAAGGTGATCGCCAAGATCAAGGATCTGGTCTCGGCGAAGAAGCTCCAGGGCATCGCGGACGTGAAGGACCTGACCGACCGCGAGCACGGCCTGCGCCTGGTCATCGAGGTGAAGAACGGCTTCGTGCCGGAAGCCGTTCTGGAGCAGCTCTACAAACTGACGCCGATGGAGGAGTCCTTCGGCATCAACAATGTGGCGCTGGTCGACGGACAGCCGCTCACGCTGGGGCTCAAGGAGCTCCTGGAGGTCTATCTCGACCACCGCTTCGACGTGGTGCGCCGGCGCAGCGAGTTCCGCCGCGGCAAGCGCCGCGACCGGCTGCACCTGGTCGAGGGCCTGCTCGTCGCGCTGATCGACATCGACGAGGTCATCCGGATCATCCGGTCCAGTGACAATTCGGCGCAGGCGAAGGAGCGGCTCATCGAGCACTTCTCGCTGAGCGAGACCCAGACCCAGTACATCCTCGACACCCCGCTGCGTCGGCTGACCCGGTTTGACCGGATCGAGCTGGAGAGCGAGCGGGACCGGCTCAACAGCGAGATCGACGAGCTGACCGCCATCCTCGAATCGGACACCGAGCTGCGCAGGCTCGTCTCCACCGAACTGGCCGCGGTCGCCAAGAAGTTCGGCACCGACCGGCGTACGGTGCTGCTGGAGTCGGCCGGTTCGCAGGTCGCCTCGGTGCCGCTGGAGGTCGCGGACGACCCGTGCCGGGTGTTGCTGTCCTCGACCGGTCTGCTGGCCCGTACCGCCAACGACGAGCCGATCGTTCTCGCCGAGGACGCCAAGCGTTCCAAGCACGATGTGATCGTGTCGGCCGTGCCGGCGACGGCCCGTGGCGACGTGGGCGTGGTAACGTCGACCGGCCGGCTGCTGCGGCTCTCGGTGATCGATCTGCCCCAGCTGCCGGACACCCACGCGGCGCCCAGTCTTTCGGGCGGGGCGATGGTCGCCGAGTTCCTCACCCTGGAGAACGACGAGTCCGTCATCTGCCTCACCACGCTCGACGAGGCCTCCCCCGGCCTGGCGATCGGCACGCTTCAGGGAATCGTCAAGCGGGTGGTGCCGGACTACCCGGCCAACAAGGACGAGCTGGAGGTCATCGCCCTCAAGGACGGTGACCGGATCGTCGGCGCCGCCGAGCTGCGGACCGGCGAGGAGGATCTGGTCTTCATCACGTCCGACGCGCAGCTGCTGCGCTACCCGGCGGCGCAGGTGCGGCCGCAGGGCCGGCCCGCCGGTGGCATGGCAGGGGTCAAGCTCACGGCGGACGCCGAGGTGATCTCGTTCACCGCGGTGGATCCGGCGGTGGACGCGGTGGTGTTCACGGTCGCGGGCTCGCACGGCACGCTGGACGACTCGGTGCTGACGTGCAAGCTCACCCCGTTCGACCAGTACCCGCGCAAGGGCCGGGCCACCGGTGGTGTGCGTTGCCAGCGGTTCCTCAAGGGGGAGGACGTCCTGGTGTTCGGCTGGGCGGGCGAGACGCCTGCCCGCGCCGCGCAGCAGAACGGCACGCCGAGCGAGCTGCCCGAGCCCGACCCCCGGCGCGACGGTTCGGGGACGCCGCTGGCCAAGCCGGTCGCGGTGATCGCCGGCCCGGTGTAG